A stretch of the Capra hircus breed San Clemente chromosome 10, ASM170441v1, whole genome shotgun sequence genome encodes the following:
- the NDRG2 gene encoding protein NDRG2 isoform X3, whose protein sequence is MAPPNPNGQRYSPTMMWDSTPLFQFADMQEIIQNFVRVHVDAPGMEEGAPVFPLGYQYPSLDQLADMIPCILQYLNFSTIIGIGVGAGAYVLSRYALTHPDTVEGLVLINIDPNAKGWMDWAAHKLTGLTSSISEMILGHLFSQEELSGNSELIQKYRNIIAHAPNLDNIELYWNSYNNRRDLNFVRGGDTTLKCPVMLVVGDQAPHEDAVVECNSKLDPTQTSFLKMADSGGQPQLTQPGKLTEAFKYFLQGMGYMASSCMTRLSRSRTASLTSAASIDGNRSRSRTLSQSSESGTLSSGPPGHTMEVSC, encoded by the exons ATGGCACCCCCAAACCCAAACGGCCAGCGATACTCACCTACCATGATGTGGGACTCAACT CCGCTGTTTCAATTTGCGGATATGCAGGAAATCATTCAGAACTTCGTGCGGGTTCATGTGGATGCCCCTGGCATGGAAGAGGGGGCTCCCGTGTTCCCTTTGGG GTATCAGTACCCATCTCTGGACCAGCTTGCAGACATGATCCCTTGCATCCTGCAGTACTTAAA TTTCTCCACAATAATTGGAATTGGTGTTGGAGCTGGGGCCTACGTCCTGTCGCGATACgct CTTACCCACCCTGATACCGTCGAGGGTCTTGTCCTCATCAACATTGATCCCAATGCCAAAGGCTGGATGGATTGGGCAGCCCACAAG CTAACAGGCCTCACCTCTTCCATTTCGGAGATGATCCTTGGACATCTTTTCAGCCAG GAAGAGCTGTCCGGAAATTCTGAGTTGATACAAAAGTATAGAAATATCATTGCACATGCTCCCAACCTGGATAACATTGAACTGTACTGGAACAGCTACAACAA TCGCAGAGACCTGAACTTTGTGCGTGGAGGCGATACCACCCTCAA GTGCCCTGTGATGCTGGTGGTAGGAGACCAAGCACCCCACGAAGATGCAGTG GTGGAATGTAACTCAAAACTGGACCCCACCCAGACTTCTTTCCTCAAG ATGGCTGACTCTGGGGGGCAACCCCAGCTGACTCAG CCAGGCAAGCTGACCGAGGCCTTCAAGTACTTCCTGCAGGGCATGGGCTATA TGGCCTCATCCTGCATGACTCGCCTGTCCCGGTCTCGCACGGCCTCCCTGACCAGCGCAGCGTCCATTGATGGCAACCGGTCCCGCTCTCGCACCCTGTCCCAGAGCAGCGAGTCTGGGACTCTCTCTTCAGGGCCCCCGGGGCACACTATGGAGGTCTCCTGTTGA
- the NDRG2 gene encoding protein NDRG2 isoform X1 has protein sequence MAELREVQITEEKPLLPGQTPEVAKEAELAARILLDQGQTHSVETPYGSVTFTVYGTPKPKRPAILTYHDVGLNYKSCFQPLFQFADMQEIIQNFVRVHVDAPGMEEGAPVFPLGYQYPSLDQLADMIPCILQYLNFSTIIGIGVGAGAYVLSRYALTHPDTVEGLVLINIDPNAKGWMDWAAHKLTGLTSSISEMILGHLFSQEELSGNSELIQKYRNIIAHAPNLDNIELYWNSYNNRRDLNFVRGGDTTLKCPVMLVVGDQAPHEDAVVECNSKLDPTQTSFLKMADSGGQPQLTQPGKLTEAFKYFLQGMGYMASSCMTRLSRSRTASLTSAASIDGNRSRSRTLSQSSESGTLSSGPPGHTMEVSC, from the exons GAGGCTGAGTTAGCTGCccgaatcctcctggaccagggacag ACTCACTCTGTGGAGACACCTTATGGCTCTGTCACTTTTACTGTCTATGGCACCCCCAAACCCAAACGGCCAGCGATACTCACCTACCATGATGTGGGACTCAACT ATAAATCCTGCTTCCAGCCGCTGTTTCAATTTGCGGATATGCAGGAAATCATTCAGAACTTCGTGCGGGTTCATGTGGATGCCCCTGGCATGGAAGAGGGGGCTCCCGTGTTCCCTTTGGG GTATCAGTACCCATCTCTGGACCAGCTTGCAGACATGATCCCTTGCATCCTGCAGTACTTAAA TTTCTCCACAATAATTGGAATTGGTGTTGGAGCTGGGGCCTACGTCCTGTCGCGATACgct CTTACCCACCCTGATACCGTCGAGGGTCTTGTCCTCATCAACATTGATCCCAATGCCAAAGGCTGGATGGATTGGGCAGCCCACAAG CTAACAGGCCTCACCTCTTCCATTTCGGAGATGATCCTTGGACATCTTTTCAGCCAG GAAGAGCTGTCCGGAAATTCTGAGTTGATACAAAAGTATAGAAATATCATTGCACATGCTCCCAACCTGGATAACATTGAACTGTACTGGAACAGCTACAACAA TCGCAGAGACCTGAACTTTGTGCGTGGAGGCGATACCACCCTCAA GTGCCCTGTGATGCTGGTGGTAGGAGACCAAGCACCCCACGAAGATGCAGTG GTGGAATGTAACTCAAAACTGGACCCCACCCAGACTTCTTTCCTCAAG ATGGCTGACTCTGGGGGGCAACCCCAGCTGACTCAG CCAGGCAAGCTGACCGAGGCCTTCAAGTACTTCCTGCAGGGCATGGGCTATA TGGCCTCATCCTGCATGACTCGCCTGTCCCGGTCTCGCACGGCCTCCCTGACCAGCGCAGCGTCCATTGATGGCAACCGGTCCCGCTCTCGCACCCTGTCCCAGAGCAGCGAGTCTGGGACTCTCTCTTCAGGGCCCCCGGGGCACACTATGGAGGTCTCCTGTTGA
- the SLC39A2 gene encoding zinc transporter ZIP2 (The RefSeq protein has 1 substitution compared to this genomic sequence) — protein sequence MEPLLGAKIGCLFALLVLTLVCGLIPICFKWFQTATATGCHRRILSFLGCTSAGVFLGAGFMHMTAEALEGIKSEIQNLMIQNRTKSEGHSDDDADSAYMEYPYGELIISLGFFLVFLLESLALQCCPGTAETPKVQEQELGTAHELEPHSHGLLPSPSRGPFRALILLLSLSFHSVFEGLAVGLQLTVASTVQLCLAVLAHKGIVVFGVGLRLVQVGTESRWAVLSILSLALMSPLGLAIGLAVPQGDSEAGQGLAQAVLEGMAAGTFLYVTFLEILPRELASPEAPLAKWSCVAAGFAFMAVIALWA from the exons ATGGAACCACTACTAGGAGCAAAAATTGGCTGCCTATTTGCCCTGCTGGTGCTCACTCTGGTGTGTGGCCTTATTCCCATCTGCTTCAAGTGGTTCCAGACTGCTACAGCCACAG GTTGTCACCGCCGGATCCTCAGTTTCCTGGGCTGCACATCTGCTGGTGTTTTCCTGGGAGCGGGGTTCATGCACATGACTGCTGAAGCCTTGGAGGGGATTAAGTCAGAGATCCAGAACTTGATGATACAG AACAGGACAAAGAGTGAGGTGCATTCTGATGATGATGCTGATTCAGCTTAT ATGGAGTATCCCTACGGAGAGCTCATCATCTCTCTGGGCTTCTTCCTTGTCTTCCTTTTGGAGTCACTGGCATTGCAGTGCTGTCCTGGGACTGCTGAAACACCCAAAGTGCAGGAGCAGGAACTGGGTACAGCTCATGAGCTTGAACCTCACAGCCACGGACTTCTACCCTCACCCTCACGGGGTCCCTTTCGAGCCCTCATCCTCTTGctctcactctcctttcactccGTGTTTGAAGGTCTAGCTGTGGGGCTGCAGCTCACAGTCGCATCGACTGTGCAGCTCTGTCTTGCTGTCCTGGCTCACAAGGGGATCGTGGTGTTTGGCGTAGGACTGCGGCTGGTGCAGGTAGGCACTGAGTCACGTTGGGCCGTGCTCTCCATTCTGTCTTTAGCTCTCATGTCCCCCCTGGGCCTAGCCATAGGGCTGGCCGTGCCTCAAGGAGACTCTGAAGCTGGGCAAGGTTTGGCACAGGCTGTGTTAGAAGGCATGGCAGCTGGCACATTCCTGTATGTCACCTTCCTGGAAATTCTGCCCCGGGAACTTGCAAGTCCTGAAGCCCCTCTGGCTAAGTGGAGCTGTGTAGCTGCTGGTTTTGCGTTTATGGCTGTCATTGCCTTGTGGGCCTGA
- the METTL17 gene encoding methyltransferase-like protein 17, mitochondrial: MATVRGSRYLLTIGRWRRSFGIAPQFRALAALVPGVSHVDNKSDFLGKRPHRRHPGILQLSCVRLPQGLAEAAQLLLLESSMPNMEKQVQALTNYLWSRHLPVEPEELQRRAVLLEKKILENADSCQTEKHHEEVLRALRRTTYHWQELSYNEGLSLVYMAARLDGGFAAVSRAFHEIQARLPEFQPQTLMDFGSGTGSVTWAAHSIWGQSLREYMCVDSSAAMLELAEKLLKGGSGSGMPCVPSVFFRQFLPVSPKVQFDVVVAAFSLSELPSKADRTDVVQTLWRKTGRFLVLVENGTKAGHSLLMDARDLVLNRKEKSPLDPRPGFVFAPCPHELPCPQLTASKPLACSFSQAYHPIPFSWNKKPKEEKFSLVILARGSPEEANRWPRITQPVLKRPRHVHCHLCCPDGHMQHAVITARRHGRDLYRCARVSSWGDLLPVITPSELPPSPAQDAPES, from the exons ATGGCGACCGTTAGAGGGTCGCGGTATCTGCTGACAATAGGCAGATGGCGCCGCAGCTTTGGAATAGCGCCCCAGTTCCGA GCGCTTGCTGCCCTCGTGCCCGGCGTATCCCACGTGGATAACAAGTCCGATTTCCTGGGGAAGAGGCCCCATCGTCGGCACCCTGGCATCCTGCAGCTGTCATGCGTGCGGCTGCCGCAAGGATTGGCTGAAGCCGCGCAGTTACTGCTGCTAG AGAGCTCGATGCCCAATATGGAGAAACAGGTGCAGGCCCTAACCAATTATCTCTGGAGCCGGCATTTACCTGTAGAGCCAGAGGAGCTACAAAGACGGGCTGTTCTTCTTGAGAAAAAAATCCTGGAAAACGCAG ACtcatgtcagacagagaaacatcATGAAGAAGTCCTGCGTGCCTTGCGCAGAACTACCTATCACTGGCAAGAACTGAG CTACAATGAGGGACTGAGCCTGGTGTATATGGCAGCAAGACTGGATGGTGGCTTTGCAGCAGTTTCCAGAGCTTTCCATGAG ATCCAAGCTCGCCTTCCAGAGTTCCAGCCACAAACCTTGATGGACTTTGGCTCGGGTACTGGCTCTGTCACCTG GGCTGCTCATAGTATTTGGGGTCAGAGCCTACGTGAGTATATGTGCGTGGACAGCTCAGCTGCCATGTTGGAATTGGCAGAAAAGCTGCTGAAAG GTGGTTCAGGATCTGGGATGCCTTGTGTTCCAAGTGTCTTTTTCAGACAGTTTCTACCTGTATCACCCAAG GTGCAATTCGATGTGGTGGTAGCAGCCTTTTCTCTCAGTGAACTGCCCAGCAAGGCCGACCGCACTGACGTGGTCCAAACCTTATGGCGCAAGACAGGTCGTTTTCTG GTATTGGTAGAGAATGGAACAAAAGCTGGGCACTCCCTTCTCATGGACGCCAGGGACCTGGTCCTTAAT agaaaagaaaagtcaCCTTTGGACCCTCGACCTGGTTTTGTCTTTGCCCCA TGTCCGCATGAACTTCCATGTCCCCAGTTGACAGCCTCTAAGCCCCTGGCCTGTAGCTTTTCCCAGGCCTACCATCCCATCCCCTTCAGCTGG AACAAGAagccaaaagaagaaaagttctCCTTGGTAATCCTTGCCCGAGGATCTCCAGAGGAGGCCAATCGCTGGCCCCGAATCACTCAGCCTGTTCTTAAACGGCCACGCCACGTGCATTGCCACCTGTGCTGTCCAGATGGGCATATGCAGCACGCTGTGATCACGGCCCGCAGACATGGCAG GGATTTGTATCGCTGTGCCCGGGTCAGTTCCTGGGGAGACCTTTTAcctgtgatcacaccatcagaaCTTCCTCCATCTCCTGCTCAAGATGCGCCTGAGAGTTGA
- the NDRG2 gene encoding protein NDRG2 isoform X2, which yields MAELREVQITEEKPLLPGQTPEVAKTHSVETPYGSVTFTVYGTPKPKRPAILTYHDVGLNYKSCFQPLFQFADMQEIIQNFVRVHVDAPGMEEGAPVFPLGYQYPSLDQLADMIPCILQYLNFSTIIGIGVGAGAYVLSRYALTHPDTVEGLVLINIDPNAKGWMDWAAHKLTGLTSSISEMILGHLFSQEELSGNSELIQKYRNIIAHAPNLDNIELYWNSYNNRRDLNFVRGGDTTLKCPVMLVVGDQAPHEDAVVECNSKLDPTQTSFLKMADSGGQPQLTQPGKLTEAFKYFLQGMGYMASSCMTRLSRSRTASLTSAASIDGNRSRSRTLSQSSESGTLSSGPPGHTMEVSC from the exons ACTCACTCTGTGGAGACACCTTATGGCTCTGTCACTTTTACTGTCTATGGCACCCCCAAACCCAAACGGCCAGCGATACTCACCTACCATGATGTGGGACTCAACT ATAAATCCTGCTTCCAGCCGCTGTTTCAATTTGCGGATATGCAGGAAATCATTCAGAACTTCGTGCGGGTTCATGTGGATGCCCCTGGCATGGAAGAGGGGGCTCCCGTGTTCCCTTTGGG GTATCAGTACCCATCTCTGGACCAGCTTGCAGACATGATCCCTTGCATCCTGCAGTACTTAAA TTTCTCCACAATAATTGGAATTGGTGTTGGAGCTGGGGCCTACGTCCTGTCGCGATACgct CTTACCCACCCTGATACCGTCGAGGGTCTTGTCCTCATCAACATTGATCCCAATGCCAAAGGCTGGATGGATTGGGCAGCCCACAAG CTAACAGGCCTCACCTCTTCCATTTCGGAGATGATCCTTGGACATCTTTTCAGCCAG GAAGAGCTGTCCGGAAATTCTGAGTTGATACAAAAGTATAGAAATATCATTGCACATGCTCCCAACCTGGATAACATTGAACTGTACTGGAACAGCTACAACAA TCGCAGAGACCTGAACTTTGTGCGTGGAGGCGATACCACCCTCAA GTGCCCTGTGATGCTGGTGGTAGGAGACCAAGCACCCCACGAAGATGCAGTG GTGGAATGTAACTCAAAACTGGACCCCACCCAGACTTCTTTCCTCAAG ATGGCTGACTCTGGGGGGCAACCCCAGCTGACTCAG CCAGGCAAGCTGACCGAGGCCTTCAAGTACTTCCTGCAGGGCATGGGCTATA TGGCCTCATCCTGCATGACTCGCCTGTCCCGGTCTCGCACGGCCTCCCTGACCAGCGCAGCGTCCATTGATGGCAACCGGTCCCGCTCTCGCACCCTGTCCCAGAGCAGCGAGTCTGGGACTCTCTCTTCAGGGCCCCCGGGGCACACTATGGAGGTCTCCTGTTGA
- the SLC39A2 gene encoding zinc transporter ZIP2 isoform X1: MEPLLGAKIGCLFALLVLTLVCGLIPICFKWFQTATATGCHRRILSFLGCTSAGVFLGAGFMHMTAEALEGIKSEIQNLMIQDKE, from the exons ATGGAACCACTACTAGGAGCAAAAATTGGCTGCCTATTTGCCCTGCTGGTGCTCACTCTGGTGTGTGGCCTTATTCCCATCTGCTTCAAGTGGTTCCAGACTGCTACAGCCACAG GTTGTCACCGCCGGATCCTCAGTTTCCTGGGCTGCACATCTGCTGGTGTTTTCCTGGGAGCGGGGTTCATGCACATGACTGCTGAAGCCTTGGAGGGGATTAAGTCAGAGATCCAGAACTTGATGATACAG GACAAAGAGTGA